The Labrus mixtus chromosome 18, fLabMix1.1, whole genome shotgun sequence DNA segment ACCCATGATGTCTGCACTCTGTCACCTGGATAGAAAAAATTGAAGGTGTGAAGTTAGATGTGAggaatcaaaagaaaaagacaataaaaatatatgtcaTATAACCATGATATCTCTAAAACAGCAAAAGTTCACTCAAACCATGAATGTTTCCAAATTTGAAGTTATCAAGCTGAGGACACGGTCCACGCTTTAATGGCAATCCACAATTAAGGTCCTGAAATCAGGTCAGCCTTACTTTGATATTGATTTTGGCTATTTTAACTTATTATCTGTTAAGAATGTGATAGCCTAAAACTGTATTTCCCATGTGCCGCAGtaacagaaattaaaataacCTGCATGGTATTTAAACTTATAAGCTCAGGTTTTTGGATGTCTGCATCTTCACCACCTGTTGTGGAGAAATCTCTTACCCATctgtcctccttttttctcctcatgGTCACACAGGGGGAGAAAAGAGGTTGGGCTATTGGCATCACTGCACTCAGGAATAGTTGGTATGGCAGGAACAGGGGCCTCAGACCTCAGGAGCTGGCGACTGACTGTGGAGAAGTATCTATCTGATGATTTCTTCTTGTCCCTGCCTTTCTGTTTCTTATTTGACTCTGACTCCTCCCAGCTGACTCCCTGTCTGCAAGGGTCCAGACCCAAGGATGAGCTTCCTTTCCTCTTATACCTGGCacacaaagagataaaaaaaatgatcatttaaattatgtTACACTGCATTTTGATCcaagtaaacatctgttttaccAAGCAAAGTCTTTGAAGTTACTTGATGACATGTGTCCTACCTGGCTACATCTCCTCTGTATAGGGACTTGTACGTCCAGTTGGCAGAGTCTGCTTTACGGTCAACACAGAACAGCTGCTCTGTGCGTGTCTGAAGGTCATCCAACCAAGAGAAACGGCTTGCTATTGGTGCAAGCTGGGAACTGTGTGGATGTAAAGACAAACCAATAAACAAACCAACCAATAAACAGCAGGGGTAAAGCAACGAATCAAAACTTAAGAGCATTAGCATATAAGGAGCTAGGTGTGTGTCCATACccattttcctcttcttcctttttaagCTGACTGGGGTAAATGGTGTCAGAGTCAGACCCACTGCTGTCAGAATACCTCccgcttttctttttgtgtttcttcttcttttttctcttcttttcactcttcttttttttctttttgggtgGCACATtactcttttcttcctcctcctgttctgcAGAGCTTACGTCTTTATCAACACTATTGATAAGAAGGTAACCACAATGTTAACCCAAatcactgaaacaaaaacatctttcatGTTTAATGTGGGGTCTAATGATCACACCTTGAGTCGTTGGTCTTCTCAGCAAACCGATGATGAAGAGAGAGGGCATCCCCGCTCTTAAAACTCTTGTTTTTCAGCCAGTCTaattctaaaataaaacaaagaaacgtGTTATTCAGTCAAGAGAAGGATCATGGGGGCGATTCATTATTATACACTGACAAGGCTTGTAGTCAAAGTTATATTACACATAGTGTTACAGCGACAAGCAGACTACAGCTCCTGTAAGTTTGTACAGAGTCTAGTGGGCTTATCTTCTCAACAAAATGACACAGAAgtatttagaagaagaaaaaaacgatATCAAAATGTATTGAGTACGGAGGAGTTGATACCTTTGGGCGAATCTTCAACTTTGTTAGTCGCCTCTTCAGCAAATGATGGAAACAGAGCCATGACAGTAACGTCGCATAAAAACAGTCGCACAAATATGACGTCACGCACTAGACGGAAATACCTccggaaatacatttttttcttccattttatttatcttttggTGTCGATTTTATctgcaagtgtttttttttactttataaacatagtttaaaaactctaaaatgtgaaaaaacaagGAGTCGGCATTGATatgtaaaattaaatattaGGCTATCTGCACCTCTGAAAGAGCCTGAATTTAATCTTCAATCTTTAAAACTCTTTTACATATTATTTCTCCTTTGTTCTAAAAAATATTGTGGTATAAGCTAGTATGACCACAGCTGATATTATATTCTCAGTGACTTTGAAGTCCAGTTTTAAGTAATGTTGTGAAATATTGAATTGTAATAAAGTGTGTGGCAGACTACAAACTTCAATAATAAGCACCCCAACAATAACATTAACTACAGCTATTAAATAAAGATTCAACCAACCATCCTTTAATCTATGACTTTCTGACAGAAATCAGGAGGAAGAGATCACCATTATTTCATGTGAACATGAATAGTTTACCACAACATCTATATATTGCAGTTTCTACTTCCAGACCAATGGAAATATGTTGTGCAGGAATGATAAAGAGGAATAATTCTCCTTCAACAGAGCCAAAGATTAAGACTAGAATATACTTTCAGCAGCATGATAGTGATGTCTGTAAAAGCTGAGGTATTTGATGAAGAACAAACACTTAATattaatgttgaaatatttgGATTTATTGGGTAACATTACACTTTTCATTGCTACAAGTAGGTTATTTAAAGACTAGACCCTGAAAACTAGCagcaaaattattattatttttttttaactcagagTGTATTTTCGTATTGGTTTTATGGCTTCCAATCACCCTATTGTGGcgaaaaaaaagcaattactTGCATGTATGATTACTTCACATAACTCGTTGTTTTGTCTTAATACCGTAAGCAACATAATGATGAAGGCGTAGTTAATATTTTCCTTCTATCACAAGAtggagaaaaagtaaaaaaaaaaaaaaaaaatgtttttaaagcagcagcGAGGCTCGTGttaaaaagattaaatcaaATTAGTTGTTAATTTTTTATTGAAACTCGAATGTTGAATTTAAACACGCATGAACACGCTCAAAATTAAATCTTAGGTGTGTCCATGCAATAATACATGTTTGAAAATCTATTGTGTTACCAGGACAACGAATCTCCTAAAGCGCCATCCAATCAGAAGTCAATTATTTTTTCTCCCGACCAATAACATCGCTTGGTGGGCTTTGACGGACGTGTACTTTGTCCAATCGCGTTCATCCACCGCTTGGTAGAACGCGTTGCTCTTGCATTCTCTAGTTAGTCCGTTGCTGAGTCCGATAGCAGTCACAGTGTTGCCTGTTTCCGTCGTCAAGAAGtttaattttcaataaaagaaaatgagggAAATCGTACATCTGCAGGCCGGCCAGTGTGGAAATCAGATCGGAGCAAAGGTAAGAATATATGTGTTTTGAAACATAACTTTGTAACAATCTGTGAAAGAGCgcacattttaaaattggtTTGGGCGGGCTACTCGTTGAGCTTACTTAGCTtcaaagctaatgttagcatagcGGCCCACCAATGCGTTGTTGGGTTTCGCAGTATTGAGACTTAGCCAGCTAACTTAATcatattcctttatttttttattcccgGTTTCAGTTCTGGGAGGTGATAAGTGACGAACATGGAATCGACCCAACTGGTTCATACCACGGGGACAGCGACCTGCAGCTGGAGCGGATCAACGTGTATTACAACGAAGCATCAGGTTAACCCCACTTTGTTCAATCTGTCGGTCTGTAAGATTATCTCATGTCTACGGAAGGTAATTCAATACTAAGCACAAGGCTCGATAGTACCGTATCCACCCAGCAGGGGGTCCTTATCCTGCTGGACGCCATTGAAAAGTGTTACTGATTGACTCACCTTCCTGGTTACTGTCGCCTCGTTTCCATGATACTACAAACCAAACCAAATGTAGAAGCGTCTCCATGAACTATTGAACcacagtgttttgtttgtgtaactTTAAATAACTGATACATTACTGCATTTaatcagaaacttaaaaacGGTCAgacaattaattaattaaactagtatagcatgctcactgcacctcaatctgtatattataatcctaAAAATATacttatagcatttatttatatttatagcatcccattaatccagccatatatacccaataattcacttttttttagtctacatctgtaaattttgtaattacttgtacatagcacagattcttgcactttctgcttattgcacttctggtgagatgccaaacctcattttgtTACtctacttgtatatgtgtaatgacaataaagttgaatctcatctcacaATTAAACTGCTCTGATCCCAGACTAAACTAGAAAttagtttttatatattttatgctatccaaaaaaatatatgatcaatAATGTCATTGCAAAAATGCGAAGTCATAATGATTAATAGTTATAAAACAGTACAGCCATTGTAGAAATTGCATTAACTAACTCAAATTATTAGACATTAGAATCTGTTGCCAAGCAGGAAAATTAGAAGTAATCACCTCATCCCATGGACGCTGAAAAAGTTGTTCCTTAGcacctttttattattttacaatatCAACTCAAAAGCTATGAGCATCGCTTTGTTTGATGTAAGTGCTTTAACACTGTGGGGTATTGATTTAACTTTCCATTTTGTCCCTCTGTTTTCTTCACCAGGTGGCAAGTATGTCCCTCGTGCAGTGCTGGTGGACTTGGAGCCAGGCACGATGGACTCTGTGAGGTCTGGTCCCTTTGGCCAGATCTTTAGACCAGACAATTTTGTCTTTGGTGAGAATGAAATGTGTTGTAACTTGGGTTGATGACATTCCCATAGTGTGATAGCTGAAAGtcattttccacagctcaactttcaatatattcaaaacaGAATACCAGTTACTTAGAATCAGATCCAGGAAGTGTTGACTCTACAGCTGTGATTAATCTCTGTATTTGGATGTCACACAGGCCAGAGTGGAGCAGGTAATAACTGGGCTAAAGGTCACTACACCGAGGGAGCGGAGCTGGTGGACTCGGTCCTGGATGTGgtgaggaaggaggcagagagcTGCGATTGCCTCCAGGGCTTCCAGCTCACCCACTCGCTGGGTGGAGGCACCGGCTCTGGTATGGGCACGCTGCTCATCAGCAAGATCCGAGAGGAGTATCCAGATCGCATCATGAACACATTCAGTGTGGTGCCCTCACCCAAGGTTCATAACATAGAAATCATTTCATTAAAATTCTATCTCGTGCCCctcttgtctttatttcttaCCTTCATCTCTTTTTGCTTTCCTCTCTCACATTTCAGGTGTCAGACACAGTCGTTGAACCGTACAATGCAACCCTCTCCGTCCACCAGCTGGTGGAGAACACAGATGAGACCTACTGCATTGATAATGAGGCTCTGTATGACATCTGCTTCCGCACACTGAAGCTCACCACACCCACATACGGTGACCTCAACCACCTGGTCTCAGCCACCATGAGTGGGGTTACCACCTGCCTGCGCTTCCCCGGGCAGCTCAACGCCGATTTGAGGAAATTGGCCGTGAACATGGTGCCCTTCCCCAGGCTGCACTTCTTCATGCCGGGCTTCGCCCCCCTGACCAGCCGCGGCAGCCAGCAGTACAGGTAGAGAGGCACAAGCATGCTTTTTACACACTTAATCAAACCCTCACTTTGTTGTTTCAAATGCATGTGACATGAATCTTAACTCCATTATCTTGTCTTTTTCCCAGGGCACTGACCGTCCCTGAACTCACCCAGCAGATGTTCGACACCAAGAACATGATGGCAGCTTGTGACCCACGCCACGGGCGCTACCTCACAGTCGCCGCCATCTTCCGAGGCCGCATGTCAATGAAGGAGGTAGATGAGCAGATGCTTAATGTTCAGAACAAGAACAGCAGCTACTTTGTGGAATGGATCCCCAACAACGTCAAGACCGCCGTCTGTGACATCCCTCCCCGCGGTCTCAAGATGGCCGCCACCTTCATTGGCAACAGCACAGCCATCCAGGAGCTGTTCAAACGCATCTCGGAGCAGTTTACTGCTATGTTCCGCCGCAAGGCCTTCCTCCACTGGTAAGtaaaagaagatttatttttttatcaggacAGTGAAATGATGtccctgtgtttgtgcaggactTCTCAAACGAGTTTGTCACAACACATCTGAGTGAGTGTTTCTTGTTTCAGGTACACTGGCGAGGGCATGGATGAGATGGAATTCACTGAGGCTGAGAGCAACATGAATGATCTGGTGTCCGAGTACCAACAATATCAGGACGCCACTgctgaggaagagggagagtttgaggaggagggagaagaggactTAGCCTAGACAGTACCATAACCCCTGTCTTCCTATGCAACAGTTAGGGCTGGGCA contains these protein-coding regions:
- the LOC132993807 gene encoding tubulin beta-4B chain-like: MREIVHLQAGQCGNQIGAKFWEVISDEHGIDPTGSYHGDSDLQLERINVYYNEASGGKYVPRAVLVDLEPGTMDSVRSGPFGQIFRPDNFVFGQSGAGNNWAKGHYTEGAELVDSVLDVVRKEAESCDCLQGFQLTHSLGGGTGSGMGTLLISKIREEYPDRIMNTFSVVPSPKVSDTVVEPYNATLSVHQLVENTDETYCIDNEALYDICFRTLKLTTPTYGDLNHLVSATMSGVTTCLRFPGQLNADLRKLAVNMVPFPRLHFFMPGFAPLTSRGSQQYRALTVPELTQQMFDTKNMMAACDPRHGRYLTVAAIFRGRMSMKEVDEQMLNVQNKNSSYFVEWIPNNVKTAVCDIPPRGLKMAATFIGNSTAIQELFKRISEQFTAMFRRKAFLHWYTGEGMDEMEFTEAESNMNDLVSEYQQYQDATAEEEGEFEEEGEEDLA